In Thiospirochaeta perfilievii, a single window of DNA contains:
- a CDS encoding DNA polymerase II → MLGYILTRQRRNINGLTTLIYTGVGEEGSFTIIVDNSPSLFFIDRFTKLPKDVLYSQRKEVNLKSFNFLDVDALYFNNYNDLFNGKKILKDRGFNCYESDVLPEERYLMERFIYGSVQIDGLSTKKEDLFEFKNPRISKALYTPNFKILSFDIETGRDGTIYSIGLHGTSINGEIKEVLMRDSTKKNGEQDSYITYIEDEESLLRTFISRFKSYDPDIIIGWHVIGFDLDFIERRTNYFNIKFSIGRDNTPPTIRKNQNNNWNCFINGRVVIDGPPTLRGAFYTFDNYKLETVAKEVLGVGKDITGSGKVDEIERRFREDKKALAHYNLLDCTLVSDIFKKLDIIDLTHTRALTSGLTMDRVGLSVAAFDFLLLPLIHRKGFVAPDTKEDEGTPPGSGGLVFNSTPGFYDSIIVLDFKSLYPSLIRTFFIDPLSRILSTIDPVNTPVNIEFSRTQHILPLYIKDLMEKRASAKKDGNPHLAQSIKILMNSFYGVMGTPLSRFYNPDLSLGITGSGQWLLNLTREYLEKKGYLVIYGDTDSIFLQLKEVEKARYNSVAESITNDINSYISKYLEREFRVDSKLEIEYEKYFSKFFLPGLRGSKAGAKKRYAGLLNTANGEKLSFTGLEFVRSDWTELAKEFQYTLFSLIFQELEVDSFIKETINNLKSGKLDNKLVYKKKLTKPVSEYTKIIPPQVKAALKLGDEGKHIRDIEYVISVDGPTPLSMKTTNLDYDHYIDKQLKPIADSILPFIEKDFETVAFNKQPELF, encoded by the coding sequence ATTTTAGGATATATTTTAACTAGACAAAGAAGGAACATAAATGGTTTAACCACACTAATTTATACTGGTGTAGGTGAAGAGGGTTCTTTTACTATTATTGTTGATAACAGCCCTAGTCTATTTTTTATTGATAGATTTACAAAACTGCCAAAGGACGTTCTATATAGCCAAAGAAAAGAGGTAAACCTTAAATCCTTCAATTTCCTAGATGTAGATGCCCTATACTTTAATAACTACAACGATCTATTTAATGGTAAAAAGATTCTTAAAGATAGAGGCTTTAACTGCTACGAAAGCGATGTTCTCCCTGAAGAGAGATACCTTATGGAGCGTTTTATATACGGTAGTGTGCAAATAGATGGACTCTCTACTAAAAAAGAAGATCTTTTTGAGTTTAAAAACCCAAGAATTAGCAAAGCCTTATATACCCCTAACTTTAAAATACTATCTTTTGATATCGAAACAGGAAGGGATGGAACAATCTACTCCATCGGCCTACATGGAACATCTATAAATGGAGAGATTAAAGAAGTTCTAATGCGGGATTCTACAAAAAAAAATGGGGAGCAAGATAGTTATATTACATATATAGAAGATGAAGAGAGTTTACTAAGAACCTTTATTTCTCGTTTTAAATCCTATGATCCAGATATAATAATCGGATGGCATGTAATTGGATTTGACCTGGACTTTATAGAGAGAAGAACAAATTATTTTAATATAAAATTCAGTATTGGTAGGGATAACACACCTCCAACCATAAGGAAGAATCAAAATAATAACTGGAACTGTTTTATAAATGGTAGAGTTGTTATTGATGGACCTCCAACCCTTAGAGGTGCTTTTTATACCTTTGATAACTATAAATTAGAAACAGTTGCCAAGGAAGTTTTAGGAGTAGGAAAGGATATAACCGGGTCTGGAAAGGTAGATGAAATAGAGCGAAGGTTTAGAGAGGATAAAAAAGCTCTTGCCCATTATAATCTATTGGATTGTACCCTGGTTTCAGATATATTCAAGAAATTAGACATAATAGATTTAACCCATACTAGAGCTTTGACTTCAGGGTTAACAATGGATAGAGTTGGACTTTCAGTTGCAGCCTTTGACTTTCTACTACTTCCCCTTATACACAGAAAAGGTTTTGTTGCACCTGATACAAAAGAGGATGAGGGAACACCTCCTGGTAGTGGAGGTTTAGTTTTTAATAGTACCCCAGGTTTTTATGACTCAATTATTGTATTAGATTTTAAAAGCCTCTATCCCTCCCTAATTAGGACATTTTTTATAGACCCCCTATCCCGAATTTTATCTACAATAGACCCAGTAAATACTCCTGTAAATATTGAATTTTCTAGAACACAACACATTCTTCCCCTCTATATAAAAGATTTAATGGAAAAAAGGGCATCTGCAAAAAAAGATGGAAATCCCCATCTTGCCCAATCAATTAAAATATTAATGAACAGCTTCTATGGAGTAATGGGAACACCTCTTTCAAGGTTCTACAATCCAGACCTATCCCTAGGAATAACAGGAAGTGGACAGTGGTTGCTAAATCTTACAAGGGAGTATCTTGAAAAAAAGGGATATCTAGTTATATACGGGGATACAGACTCTATTTTTCTCCAGTTAAAAGAGGTGGAAAAAGCCAGGTATAATAGCGTTGCAGAGAGTATTACCAACGATATAAATAGTTATATTTCTAAATACCTAGAGAGAGAGTTTAGAGTAGACTCTAAGTTAGAAATCGAGTATGAGAAGTATTTTAGTAAGTTTTTCCTACCAGGCTTAAGGGGAAGTAAGGCTGGAGCAAAAAAGAGATATGCTGGACTATTAAACACAGCAAATGGAGAAAAACTATCTTTTACAGGCCTAGAGTTTGTTAGATCCGACTGGACAGAACTTGCAAAGGAGTTCCAATACACACTTTTTAGTCTAATTTTTCAGGAGTTAGAAGTTGATTCTTTTATAAAGGAAACCATTAACAACCTAAAAAGTGGAAAACTAGATAACAAGCTAGTATATAAAAAAAAGTTAACAAAACCAGTATCTGAATATACAAAGATTATTCCACCCCAGGTAAAAGCAGCTCTAAAGTTAGGTGATGAGGGAAAACATATAAGAGATATTGAGTATGTCATAAGTGTTGATGGACCAACTCCTCTCTCCATGAAAACTACCAACCTAGATTATGATCACTATATTGATAAACAATTAAAGCCTATAGCCGATAGTATACTCCCATTTATAGAGAAAGATTTTGAAACAGTTGCTTTTAATAAGCAGCCAGAGCTTTTTTAG
- a CDS encoding ABC transporter ATP-binding protein: protein MGIFKHVKEFLRQNRLRYLIGVILLVGVDLLQLITPLITGSFVDAIGSGNLTKKSIIIYMASVILVTLGVALGRFGWRMTIIGVAKKLEYKLREMVFHKLTDLDQIYYNSHKTGDIMARCTNDISTVRQAFGQGTILVVDSFFMAIMAITIMVTRVSPTLTIIALIPLPIVAIVMTIITKTIGKKFKRVQEAFSNISDRAQESFSGIRIIKSFVQEKINLHFFNEANKENLNRSLDLVKVQGVLHPFVATIASVSLIVTIFYGGNLVIDQVITLGELVSFIALIGMMTWPMMALGFMFTLIQRGKVSLNRINEILDSKSSVDMEVDGLDLLNSSLEVKNLSFKYPGTNNYVLKNISFKIDSGSSLAIVGHTGAGKSTLVELLLKTYTVPNGTIFIGGVDINYLSVDKLRSRIGYVPQSSFLFSKSIKQNIGFNTHDINEERVKEMSKVSMVYDEIESLDKKFETELGERGVNLSGGQKQRIAIARAFYKSPGIIILDDSLSAVDTKTEERILHHVREELMDKTAVLISHRISTVKDVDHIVVLKDGYIIEEGSHQKLITLNGYYNGLYEKQQLEEKILEE from the coding sequence ATGGGGATATTTAAACATGTAAAAGAGTTTCTTAGGCAAAACAGGCTTAGGTATTTAATTGGGGTTATTTTATTAGTAGGTGTAGACCTATTACAGCTTATAACACCATTAATTACAGGTAGTTTTGTAGATGCCATTGGATCTGGAAATTTAACAAAAAAATCAATAATAATATATATGGCTTCTGTTATTCTTGTAACTCTGGGTGTTGCCTTAGGGCGTTTTGGATGGAGAATGACAATTATTGGGGTAGCAAAGAAGCTGGAGTATAAACTTAGGGAGATGGTTTTTCATAAGTTAACAGATCTGGATCAAATATATTATAATTCCCATAAAACAGGGGATATTATGGCTAGATGTACCAATGATATTTCAACTGTTCGTCAGGCCTTTGGGCAAGGAACTATTTTAGTTGTAGACTCATTTTTTATGGCAATAATGGCTATAACAATAATGGTAACAAGGGTAAGTCCAACCCTTACTATAATTGCTTTAATTCCCCTACCAATTGTAGCAATAGTTATGACTATTATTACAAAAACAATCGGTAAAAAATTTAAGAGGGTTCAGGAGGCTTTTTCCAATATAAGTGATAGAGCCCAGGAGTCCTTTTCTGGTATTAGAATAATTAAGTCCTTTGTTCAAGAGAAGATTAACCTTCACTTTTTTAATGAGGCTAATAAAGAGAATTTAAACAGATCCTTGGATTTGGTTAAGGTTCAAGGTGTTTTACATCCCTTTGTTGCAACTATAGCTTCGGTATCACTTATAGTAACAATTTTTTATGGTGGGAATTTAGTAATAGATCAGGTTATCACTCTTGGTGAGTTGGTTAGCTTTATTGCTCTAATAGGTATGATGACCTGGCCTATGATGGCATTGGGCTTTATGTTTACACTAATTCAGAGAGGTAAAGTTTCTCTTAACAGAATTAATGAGATTTTAGACTCTAAAAGCAGTGTGGATATGGAAGTTGATGGTCTGGATCTGCTTAACTCCTCATTAGAGGTTAAAAATCTATCATTTAAGTATCCAGGTACAAATAACTATGTTCTTAAGAACATCTCTTTTAAGATAGATTCAGGTTCATCCCTAGCAATTGTAGGGCATACGGGAGCCGGTAAATCAACTTTAGTTGAACTCTTATTAAAAACTTATACAGTACCAAATGGAACAATTTTTATTGGAGGGGTGGATATTAATTATCTCTCTGTAGATAAATTAAGAAGTCGAATAGGTTATGTGCCCCAAAGTAGTTTTCTTTTTTCAAAATCAATTAAACAAAATATAGGCTTTAATACCCATGATATTAATGAGGAACGAGTTAAAGAGATGTCAAAGGTCTCTATGGTATATGATGAGATTGAATCCCTGGATAAAAAATTTGAGACAGAGTTAGGGGAGAGGGGGGTAAACCTCTCTGGGGGGCAAAAACAGCGAATAGCAATTGCCCGAGCTTTTTACAAGTCTCCTGGGATTATTATATTAGATGACTCTTTATCAGCAGTTGATACAAAGACTGAGGAGAGGATCTTGCATCATGTAAGGGAAGAGTTAATGGATAAGACTGCTGTTTTAATATCCCATAGGATTTCAACTGTAAAGGATGTCGATCACATTGTGGTTCTTAAGGATGGTTATATTATTGAAGAGGGAAGCCACCAAAAGCTTATTACATTAAATGGTTACTACAACGGTTTATATGAGAAACAGCAACTAGAAGAGAAGATATTGGAAGAGTAA
- a CDS encoding HD domain-containing phosphohydrolase has translation MNRDLEAQSQTLHIKTLEKDIRKLTNISIALSKEKDRNKLLEMILIEAKTLSNADGGTLYMKENNNEISFEIVMTDSLNIHMGGSSKEKVTFPNLKLHDDNGNPNITQIAPYVALTGEIINIPDAYKAEGFDFSGTRAFDKMTNYRSKSFLTLPLRNHEDEIIGVLQLINARDDISNEIIPFNPHSESIVSALASQAAITLTNKNLVQDLRTLFESFIKVIAGAIDKKSPYTGGHCQRVPVLTMAIADAVNKTDNGIYKDINLNNEELYELHIASWLHDAGKVTIPEYVVDKATKLETIHDRITQVEYRFEVLKRDAEITFLKSKQSNSDKKAFEEKIRKIDDDITFLKKTNIGSEFMSQDLIDRVVKISQMKWIHNGQEQPLLTDDEVKNLTITHGTLTKEERDVINSHVSVTIEMLKELPYPKNLKNVPEIAGGHHEKMDGTGYPNGLKRDEMSLGARMMAIADIFEALTAYDRPYKKGKSLSEAMRILASMRDKNHIDPDLFDIFVNQELYMDYARKFLEPNQIDKVIKDDYIRL, from the coding sequence ATGAATAGGGATTTAGAAGCTCAATCTCAGACACTGCATATAAAAACTCTTGAGAAAGATATAAGAAAACTTACAAATATAAGTATTGCACTATCAAAGGAAAAAGATAGAAACAAACTATTAGAGATGATATTGATCGAGGCAAAGACCCTATCAAATGCTGATGGGGGAACCCTTTATATGAAGGAAAATAACAACGAGATTAGTTTTGAGATTGTTATGACAGACTCCTTAAACATTCATATGGGAGGTTCTTCTAAGGAGAAGGTTACTTTTCCAAACCTAAAACTACATGATGATAACGGAAACCCCAATATAACACAAATTGCCCCCTATGTAGCCTTAACAGGAGAGATAATAAATATACCAGATGCATATAAAGCAGAAGGATTTGATTTTAGTGGAACTAGGGCCTTTGATAAAATGACAAACTATAGGTCAAAATCTTTTTTAACACTCCCTTTAAGAAACCACGAAGATGAAATTATTGGAGTACTACAGTTAATAAATGCAAGGGATGACATTAGTAACGAAATTATTCCTTTTAACCCCCATTCAGAGAGTATCGTCTCTGCATTGGCGAGCCAGGCAGCAATAACACTTACAAATAAAAATCTAGTACAAGATTTAAGAACACTATTTGAATCCTTCATAAAGGTTATAGCGGGAGCAATTGATAAAAAGTCTCCCTATACAGGGGGACACTGCCAAAGAGTCCCTGTGTTAACAATGGCAATTGCTGATGCTGTTAATAAAACAGACAATGGAATTTATAAGGATATAAACCTTAACAACGAAGAACTCTATGAACTGCACATTGCTTCATGGCTACACGATGCCGGAAAGGTAACTATACCTGAATACGTTGTAGATAAAGCAACTAAACTAGAAACAATACATGACCGGATTACTCAAGTAGAGTATAGGTTTGAAGTATTGAAAAGGGATGCTGAGATAACATTTTTAAAATCTAAACAGAGTAATAGCGATAAAAAAGCTTTTGAGGAAAAAATAAGAAAGATAGATGATGATATAACTTTCTTAAAAAAGACAAATATTGGAAGTGAATTTATGTCACAGGATCTAATAGACAGAGTCGTTAAAATTAGCCAAATGAAGTGGATACACAATGGCCAGGAGCAACCTCTATTAACAGATGATGAAGTAAAAAACTTAACAATAACCCACGGAACTCTAACTAAAGAAGAGAGGGATGTAATAAATAGTCATGTATCTGTAACAATTGAGATGTTAAAAGAGCTACCCTACCCTAAAAACCTTAAAAATGTACCTGAAATTGCTGGAGGCCACCATGAAAAAATGGATGGAACAGGTTATCCTAACGGGTTAAAAAGGGATGAGATGTCCCTTGGAGCAAGAATGATGGCTATTGCAGATATTTTTGAAGCTTTAACTGCCTATGACAGGCCATATAAAAAAGGAAAATCTCTTAGTGAAGCAATGAGGATTTTGGCATCAATGAGGGATAAAAACCACATAGATCCCGACCTCTTTGATATTTTTGTAAACCAAGAGTTATATATGGATTATGCAAGAAAATTTTTAGAACCAAATCAAATTGATAAGGTAATTAAAGATGACTATATTAGATTGTAA
- a CDS encoding YitT family protein, with amino-acid sequence MILKDIPSLRLYLLRMINIIIGGLIYALGFNVFFIPNDFLGGGVGGIAFILTHFFDITPAILIVIINIPIFIMGYRNLDKHFIISSLVGMTSFSFFIHLTSGLVGCLYIPHEILAAVYGGLFTGVGLGIVFKNRASFGGTDIISAVIKRKISINLGTTLFLINVVIVGFASIIFEPYKGMYSLIGMFISSGVAEKVIAGFENRLSVMIVSTEHEEIVEYLHSQNRGATLLHGEGSYYRDPTPVIYTVIPAIRLAKLKDFIYSVDMNSFVSVTSTTEIMGHWNQRHRRVYQKD; translated from the coding sequence ATGATTTTAAAAGATATACCAAGTTTAAGACTCTACCTTTTAAGAATGATAAACATTATCATTGGTGGCTTAATTTATGCTCTAGGATTTAATGTTTTTTTTATTCCAAACGATTTTCTTGGGGGAGGTGTTGGTGGAATAGCCTTCATTCTAACTCATTTTTTTGATATAACCCCTGCTATTTTAATTGTAATAATCAATATTCCAATATTCATTATGGGATACAGAAACCTAGATAAACACTTTATAATTTCTAGTTTAGTAGGAATGACATCATTCTCATTTTTTATTCACCTTACCTCTGGGTTAGTAGGTTGCCTCTATATTCCCCATGAAATTCTAGCCGCTGTCTATGGGGGGCTTTTCACAGGGGTTGGTTTAGGTATTGTATTTAAAAATAGAGCAAGCTTTGGTGGTACAGATATTATAAGTGCAGTAATTAAGAGGAAAATATCAATAAACCTAGGAACAACACTATTTTTAATTAATGTAGTCATAGTGGGCTTTGCTTCTATTATTTTCGAGCCTTACAAGGGAATGTACTCCCTAATTGGGATGTTTATCAGTTCCGGTGTTGCGGAAAAAGTAATTGCTGGATTTGAAAATAGACTATCTGTTATGATTGTTTCAACAGAACACGAAGAGATAGTAGAGTATCTACATAGTCAGAATCGTGGAGCAACACTACTACATGGAGAAGGCTCATACTATAGAGATCCAACCCCTGTTATATACACAGTAATCCCTGCTATTCGTCTAGCAAAACTTAAAGACTTCATTTACAGTGTTGATATGAACTCATTTGTAAGTGTTACTAGTACAACAGAGATAATGGGACATTGGAACCAAAGGCATAGAAGGGTTTACCAAAAGGACTAG